One genomic region from Leishmania mexicana MHOM/GT/2001/U1103 complete genome, chromosome 15 encodes:
- a CDS encoding putative ecotin, which produces MPSLQDYRVPYPAAAPGQVRKVIYLPQQNPTVEQQHLRVQIIPGRHENCEDGRLYKLTGSVVEETLQGWGYSYYVVTLGDMYAAHRSSSDPEHATTFVALDESPVIAYNSRLPIVVYVPEGAEVRYRIWTDDASLAQSVQQQPEAPAVPQPRLATVTVRQECPQRGAPSEYVTQAYKRPSLSVEEVHRPSSNRPPLIPSAVHESTHEAHAAPPLHSAELGEHARPAMENLEVCPQNNNHEGREQPAEKASTLKRRSSSSSNAQNHSTNESSPSHPRLSSTECWAQESPKTRRSPSATQKPRRSTDSAAIEETGGSASKKNRSSSGSAPNKSKAGDDAYEKTMRDLWNRARSDSPRKPSASSRRSGNGSKADL; this is translated from the coding sequence ATGCCCTCCCTCCAGGACTACCGCGTGCCTTACccggcagccgcgcccgGCCAGGTGCGCAAGGTCATCTacctgccgcagcagaaCCCCActgtcgagcagcagcacctgcgcgtgCAGATCATTCCCGGTCGCCACGAGAACTGCGAGGATGGCCGCCTCTACAAGCTCACCGGttcggtggtggaggagacgctgcagggcTGGGGCTACTCATACTACGTCGTCACGCTCGGCGACATGTACGCCGCCCATCGCTCCTCGAGCGACCCGGAGCACGCGACGACCTTCGTGGCGCTCGATGAGAGCCCGGTGATCGCCTACAATAGCCGGCTCCCCATCGTCGTCTACGTGCCCGAGGGGGCGGAGGTGCGCTACCGCATCTGGACCGATGACGCTTCACTGGCACAGAgcgttcagcagcagcctgaGGCCCCGGCCGTGCCTCAGCCACGCCTCGCCACGGTAACAGTGAGGCAGGAGTGCCCCCAGCGCGGCGCCCCCAGCGAGTACGTCACGCAGGCCTACAAAAGgccgtcgctgtcggtggaggaggtgcaccgcCCCTCGAGCAACAGACCGCCCTTGATACCGTCGGCAGTGCACGAGTCCACCCACGAAGCAcatgctgcgccacctctccACTCGGCAGAACTGGGGGAGCACGCCCGTCCGGCTATGGAGAACTTGGAAGTGTGTCCTCAGAACAACAACCACGAGGGTCGCGAGCAGCCCGCGGAGAAGGCCTCGACTttgaagcggcgcagcagcagctcgtcgaATGCGCAAAATCACAGCACTAACGAGTCGTCTCCGAGCCACCCCCGCCTGTCCTCCACGGAGTGCTGGGCGCAGGAGAGCCCAAAGACAAGGCGCTCTCCGTCCGCGACACAGAagccgcgccgcagcaccgacagcgccgccatcgagGAGACCGGAGGCAGCGCCTCGAAGAAGaatcgcagcagcagcggcagcgcgcccAACAAGAGTAAAGCCGGAGACGACGCCTACGAGAAGACGATGAGGGACCTATGGAACCGTGCCCGCAGCGACTCGCCACGGAAACCATCTGCCTCGTCCAGAAggagcggcaacggcagcaagGCAGACCTGTAG
- a CDS encoding katanin-like protein, whose amino-acid sequence MFDALRSIRRQADTVHEEVRKRRPFDSPAAPRTADDLRWLFPYLCDINRRQRALRSKLEADGDAQGRRAGSDGDTLPAAAGPPASHQVAEISMRYSRPLAATALAGSQRGGPGVAALFSATGLLREASQDDAELSIVGDALPMCTLWGSALRLWCTSRGECPKLRALAAAAQLQCLSPRGKPVALDGASMRCMCAALWAGAPDMLRRLLDAVGMNKDNDAASEERGRRHTNSSRDVRVGSPAARITLRQRRPRSPEERGTDDAPQRRARCDAGGNSALGEGGGATSSLIPPRPLRATSAHAQAAASRSRSQTPPSRSRSRSPPPPPVSVASTTRPATAARTRQSAFSFAVRVGDSSGGTAAVSAAVAPNPQQQRENGDASDMAGVTESRSGLVSGAPHSHDGPPQPQQHPPSVSPSGPLRQKTLAAFISGGGLSTPHPSQQQKPPPPASTAKRLSWFNQPPQQQPVALSKAPPYEYGLRHSTDSSRVGGCVDRGDEESSRPPMAAPSGGNNLAPCSSISSPSTTVGGFVTAGEQLLMDVRQGRTMSSAYLSKRSPALGLRRNTGFQPPYHQQQPKTPAGATDAQTVLNSITAPHPGKGAGGASQATGPSGGTCGAPGTGRATASHNQGDGDDDSGSFPASLLLPDGSVPPILLPLDPKLVTQVAMEILENGAGARQVGWDDIAGLQHAKASVEEAIVWPLRRPDLFVGLRDPPRGLLLFGPPGTGKTMIARAIANRAACTFLNISSSSLMSKWMGDGEKLVRCLFAVATVQQPSVIFIDEIDSLLSTRGEGETDSVRRVKTEFLVQLDGVATDRGDRVLLIGATNRPDELDEAARRRMEKRLYIPLPDEAARRELIQRLLKSLGPSEADEDDAVGNAGEAASTATATTRSQVTHTLTDADLDSLVRSTDGYSGADLKQLCREAAMGPLREMSVMELSAVAAADLRPVQRKDFKQALKRLKPSVGPAEVQRYVDWNKLFGSFNEHGADDDDDDDDELEQHEGHGAC is encoded by the coding sequence ATGTTCGACGCCCTTCGCTCCATTCGGCGGCAGGCCGACACCGTGCATGAGGAGGTCCGAAAACGCCGCCCTTTCGACTCccctgcggcgccgcgcaccGCGGATGATCTTCGCTGGTTGTTCCCGTATCTCTGCGACATCAACCGGCGACAGCGTGCCCTGCGCAGCAAGCTAGAGGCCGACGGAGATGCCCAAGGCAGGCGTGCGGGGTCCGACGGCGACACTCTCCCCGCGGCTGCTGGGCCACCCGCAAGCCATCAAGTCGCGGAGATCTCCATGCGCTATTCTCGGCCCTTGGCAGCTACCGCGTTAGCCGGCTCGCAGCGCGGTGGTCCTGGAGTCGCTGCTCTGTTCTCTGCCACGGGGCTCCTCCGTGAAGCGTCCCAGGACGACGCCGAGCTCTCCATCGTCGGGGACGCGCTTCCGATGTGTACCTTGTGGGGATCTGCTCTTCGTCTGTGGTGCACCTCTCGGGGAGAATGTCCAAAGCTACGCGCTcttgctgcggctgcccaaCTGCAGTGCCTCTCGCCACGTGGCAAGCCGGTGGCACTAGATGGTGCCAGCATgcggtgtatgtgtgccgCCCTGTGGGCGGGAGCGCCAGACATGCTGCGGCGGCTCCTGGACGCGGTGGGCATGAACAAGGACAATGACGCCGCGTCAGAGGAGCGAGGACGACGTCACACAAATTCGTCGCGCGATGTGCGTGTAGGCtcgccagcggcgaggaTCACGCTGCGTCAGAGGCGGCCTCGCAGTCCTGAAGAAcgcggcaccgacgacgcaCCTCAGAGAAGGGCTCGTTGCGATGCAGGTGGCAACAGTGCGCTGggtgagggcggcggtgccaccaGCTCCCTCATCCCGCCGCGCCCTCTCCGGGCTACCTCTGCCCATGCCCAGGCGGCCGCCTCACGATCACGCTCACAAACTCCGCCCTCGCGCAGCCGTTCAcggtcgccaccgccgccgccggtgtccGTCGCGTCGACCACCCgacctgcgacggcggcacgcacgcgccagTCTGCTTTCTCTTTTGCAGTGCGAGTCGGCgacagcagtggcggcaccgcggctgtCAGTGCAGCCGTCGCGCCGAaccctcagcagcagcgggagaaCGGTGATGCGAGCGACATGGCTGGAGTGACGGAGAGTCGAAGTGGGCTAGTCAGCGGCGCGCCACACTCGCACGACGgcccaccgcagccgcagcagcatcctCCGAGTGTGTCGCCGTCTGGGCCCCTTCGCCAGAAGACCCTCGCGGCATtcatcagcggcggcgggctcTCCACACCGCACCCATCCCAACAGCAGAAGCCTCCGCCACCCGCCTCGACTGCGAAGCGCTTATCATGGTTTAACCaaccgccacagcagcagcctgtTGCCCTGTCCAAGGCGCCACCGTACGAGTACGGCCTGCGCCATAGCACTGACAGCAGCAGGGTCGGCGGGTGCGTTGATCGAGGGGATGAGGAGAGCTCACGACCCCCGATGGCAGCACCGAGTGGTGGGAACAACTtggcgccgtgcagcagcatcagcagcccATCCACTACTGTCGGCGGCTTCGTCACGGCTGGTGAGCAGCTCCTCATGGACGTCCGGCAAGGACGTACCATGAGCTCTGCGTACCTGAGTAAGCGGTCTCCAGCCCTCGGGCTGCGGCGAAACACCGGCTTTCAGCCCCCAtaccatcagcagcagccgaagACGCCAGCAGGAGCGACCGACGCACAGACCGTGCTGAACAGCATCACCGCACCTCATCCAGGCAAAGGAGCCGGTGGCGCAAGCCAGGCCACTGGGCCATCAGGTGGCACTTGCGGGGCCCCCGGCACGGGAAGGGCCACAGCGAGCCACAACCAAGGCGATGgggacgacgacagcgggaGCTTTCCGGcctccctgctgctgccagaCGGCTCTGTCCCGCCGATCCTGCTGCCACTCGACCCGAAGCTCGTGACGCAGGTGGCGATGGAGATACTGGAGaacggcgccggtgcgcgtcaGGTGGGCTGGGACGACATCGCAGGGTTGCAGCACGCCAAGGCgagcgtggaggaggcgatcgtgtggccgctgcgccgtccagaCCTCTTTGTCGGGCTGCGCGACCCGCCGCGCGGGCTTCTGCTCTTTGGCCCACCCGGCACTGGAAAGACGATGATCGCCCGCGCCATCGCGAACCGCGCGGCGTGCACCTTCCTGaacatctcctcctcctcgctcatgTCGAAGTGGATGGGCGATGGCGAGAAGCTGGTGCGCTGTCTCTTCGCCGTcgcgacggtgcagcagccgagcGTCATCTTCATCGATGAAATCGACTCGCTGCTGTCCACacgcggagagggggagacggACTCCGTGCGGCGAGTCAAGACGGAGTTTTTGGTGCAGCTGGACGGTGTGGCGACGGACCGCGGTGACCGGGTGCTCCTGATCGGGGCGACCAACCGACCAGACGAGCTGGATGAGGCCGCACGGCGGCGCATGGAGAAGCGGCTGTACATCCCACTGCCGGACGAGGCGGCCCGGCGTGAGCTGATTCAACGTCTTCTCAAATCGCTCGGCCCAAGTGaagcggacgaggacgacgccgttGGCAACGCTGGCGAGGCTGCGAGCACTGCCACCGCGACGACAAGATCTCAAGTCACCCATACGCTCACCGACGCCGACCTGGACAGCCTcgtgcgcagcaccgacGGCTACTCTGGTGCCGACCTCAAGCAGCTGTGCAGGGAGGCTGCCATGGGGCCTCTTCGTGAGATGTCTGTCATGGAGCTCAgcgccgtggctgctgccgatCTCCGGCCGGTGCAGCGCAAAGACTTTAAGCAAGCCCTGAAGCGGCTGAAGCCGAGCGTGGGGCCGGCCGAGGTGCAGCGATACGTAGATTGGAATAAGCTTTTCGGCTCCTTCAACGAacacggcgccgacgacgacgacgatgacgatgacgagcTCGAACAGCACGAGGGCCATGGCGCCTGCTGA